ATATACcttttaaaaagagaaaagaaaGGGTTAGTTTAAAAGGTAGATCTAGGAAGCTTAGGGAAATGAGAAAGTTAAGTAGAAATACAGGAAAGGAATATGAAACAGAAAGTGGTAAAAACATTAAAGGGAAAAAATGGAGACCTTTGGAGGATTCTAAACGTAAATGTAAATAGCACTTTGTGGAGAAAGACACTAGAAAGTTATTCCATGAGTTTTGGAATATAGGGGAATATTCTAAAAGAACTTTTTACATTGCTAGTCTTATCACTCACGAGAAGGTACATTCAAAACAAAACGTAGTTGATCCTACACAGAAACAAAAGAATAGATCTGTTACACATGAGTATCATTTACGCATCTCAGGTGAGCTTTGTCAAATTTGTAAGAAATGCTTTATGAGAGTTTTTGATTTAAGTGCTAAGTTTCTGGAAGTAGTATGTTCCAAGTCACAAAATTCCATTGCTGGTGTAGTTGCAAACGATGGCAGAGGAAAAAATAAACCAACAAATGCTTTAGCTGATGAAGTAATTAAGAGTGCTCGAGACCACATTTTGTCAGTACCGTCTTACGAGAGTCATTACTCTCGAAGACATTCTGAGAAGCGGTATCTGCCTTCTCATTACACTTTATCATCTTTATATAAGgagtataaacaaaaatgtacatcCAATCCTCCAGTAAGTCGGACAGTATATGAAAAATTGTTCCATCAAATGAATTTGTTGATAAAATCTCCTAAAAATGATACATGTGACAAACTTGCTATGCAGAAACAGTGCACTGAGGGTGATGAGAAAACCCTGGTTGAGGATGCATTAGCAAAACATCATGAGTTAGCAGACAGAACTTACACGTCTAAAGAGAATGACAAAAAGAAAACCATGAATGATGACAAATCTACTACATTAACCTTTGGCCTTCAACAATGTCTCCCAACccctcatctttagtcttcagtGGTATTTTACAAACGTCAATTATGGACCTTCAATTTGACAATCCATGACATCAAAGACAACCAAGCTTACTGCTATATGTGGAGTGAAGTAGATGGAGGAAGAGGCTCAAATCAGATAGGGTCGTGTGTGGGTAAACACCTAAACAATATTCCTGAACAGCTGaaacatgttattttgtattCAGACACATGCGGAGGCCAGAATAGAAATCCAAATATGCTTGCCATGTTCCTCTCAACAGTGAAAAATCATACCCATTTGGAAACCATTGATCACAAATTCTTGATACCTGGACATACACATATGGAATGCGATGGTGACCATCCACaaatagaaaaaagaaagaaaaaactagATGCACCCATTTTCCATCCTCATGATTGGATGCAACTAGTTCGTCAAACTGGAGGAAAGACTAAATTTAAAGTTGTGGAAATGCAAAAGCAGGATTCTTTCCAGTACGCTGGCCTGTATGAAACAAGTCAAGAAAAGACTAGACCCCTACGGATTCCTGTGAGGAATGGAAAAATCTATGATGACAAGGGCGAAATGTAAAGTGGATGCGATTCACTAAAAATTCACATAGAGTACTCTACAAAGACACTTTGGATGAAGATGTACCATTCAAATCCATCTCAGTGATCAAAGCAGGGCAGTCAAGAAACAAGTTGATGCCACCGCTATCATATATTGGAAGAATCCCGATCtctgaaaagaagaaaaaagatttAATCAGTATGCTAAATCTCATACCAACCGTATTCCATGACTACTACAACAACCTTCCATCAACTGACAAACCAGACATTCTCCCAGATATAACCAATGAAGGTCAAGAGAGTGAAGACTGATGTAGCCAACGTACATGTACTAGTCATGTAGgaaatgtttattaaagattatgtACTGTATTTCATGTTATTATTCACTTGTCTCAATGAGatataaatcacaaatatttagaGAATAAGGGGATATGTATTCAAAGGTTTGGGGTAAAAGGGGATAAGttgtacaaaaacttttaaaaaaattaataaaaaaatactgaacaattatttagctaagataattatatatttaaacagtgcattagttatagaattaaaaacaatatattatgaactCAGTCAATAATAACCagatttacaataaacattcaaaCTTTGTTTTTACATTTCCCGCAAGTTAATAAAACGGCACTTATCCCCTTTTTCCCGAACACCACAGAATTGTTTTCTGCATACCaattattaaaacgttttattcgGATCAGAGTTGCACATAAGTATACTTTTAGAAGTAACATAGATATTTGATAAACATGagtttttctaatcaaaattaattgtcaacattCTATCTGAGctatcatgaatttaatttagtatgacggaacctctgaacaggctttgcctttatttatactatatattcataaaagtatgtttcattaaaatatttggtagAATAATCATATAACTGAAGTGTTTCctgttttacttttagtttatttatgtaagAGTCATCATGCAAGTGGTATATTTAAATCTGTGTTAagtactaaatattgttaaattgattcttaagttattagtttacaattcttgtaacttgtttaaaaatatgtacgtaacacttttatgaataaatatattcttattattttatggcATTGTGTTCATTGTGTTACAGCTACTCAAGACAGAACTTAAATAATTTCTTACCTCTGTGAATTAATGTGTGTGTTTAGACTCACCCTCTTAGTGAAGGATTATATCAATTAGGTAGACTCAAGTGGTTTATCAATTGtttgagaatatattttaaattctaattaagaGTGCTTGTAAATTCCGTCGCACACAAAACATTGACATGTTTTCTAACCTATGTGAGTTAACATATGGCTCCTTAAACACGAACTTAAGGTACACTTAAAACTGCACAGCTACCACTTAAATGGTTTCTAACCTGTGAGTTGACAGGTGTCTTAACTCACCCTGATGGACTTGAAGTTGCACCGGGAATACTTAAATGGTTTCTCACCTATGAGTTAACGTATGCACTTTTAATTCTGATTCAGTACACTTAAAGCTGCACAGAAACGATTCAAATAGTTTTTCAACTGTGTGAGTTAACAAATGTTTTCTTAAGCCCGAACTTGAAGTATACTTATAGCTGCACAGGCACAGTCCTTAACATGAGTATTTAGATGCACCTTATGAGCACATTAACAGATGCACTGAATGTTAACTCACCTGTATGAGTTAACATAAGCATTCTTAGATACTCCTTTTGAGTACATGAATAGGTGCACAGGGAACACTTAAACAGTTTCTCTTCTGTTTGAGTTAACATATGTCTTCTTAGATTCCCCTTCTGAGTGCATGAATATGGGCAAAGGAAACACTGAAATGGTGTCTCACCTGTGTGATTTAGCATGTTTTTTTAGGTGTGCCCTTGCAGTGCTAGAAAATATGCACAAGGGACACTTAAACGGTTTCTCTCCTGTGTGAGTTAACATATGCGTCTGTACATTACTTTTCACAATACTTCCATAGTCACAAAGGGAACACTTATATGGTTTCTCGCCTGTATGAGTTAAAATATGATTTCTTAGACGCACCTTCTGATTACATGAATAGATGCATAgggaacacttaaatggtttctcacCTGTGTGAGTTAACATATGCCTCTGTATATTACTTTCCAAAATACTTCCATAGTCGCACAAggaacacttaaatggtttctcgCCTGTATGAGTTAACATATGTTTTCTTAGATACTCCTTCTGAGTACATGAATAGGTGCACAAGGAACACTTAAACAGCTTCTCTTCTGTATGAGTTAACATATGTCTTCTTAGATACTCCTTCTGAGTACATGAATAGGTGCACAGGGAACACTTAAACAGCTTCTCTTCTGTATGAGTTAACATATGTCTTCTTAGATGCTCCTTACGAGTATATGAATAGATACACAGGGTACACTTAAACGGTTTCTCACCTGCATGatttaatatatgtgtttttagaTCCGATTTCAGAGTACATGAATAGATGCACAGCGAACACCTAAATGGTTTCTCTTCTGTGTGAGTAAACATATGTTTTTGTAACTGCTGTTTTGTAACACTTGCATAGCTGCATTgggaacacttaaatggtttctcaACTTTATGAGTTAACATGTGTGTTTTTAGACTTCCCTTTGTAGTGCTTGAAAAGATACACTgggaacacttaaatggtttctcacCTGTGTGAGCTAACATATGGGTCTTTAAACGAATTCTCGTAATGCTTGAATACATACACAAAGGACACTTAAATGGTTTTTCACTTGTGTGAGTAAGCATATGGTTTTGTAACTGTTGTTTTGTAATACTAGCATAGTTGCATAAGGCACACTTATATTGTTTCTCACTTGTGTGAGTTAACATATGTGTTTGTAAATTCCCTTTTCTTATACTTGCAAAGTTGCACAGGGAACACTTAAATTTTTTCTCTCCTGTGTGCGTTAACATATGTGTTTGTAAATTCCCTTTTCTTATAGTTGCATAGTTGCACAgggaacaattaaattttttctctccTGTGTGCGTTTTTAACATATGCCTTTTTAATTGCACACTTTTCACGCTTGTATAGCTGCTCAGGGAACATTTAAAAGGGTTGTCATCCATGTTGTAAATTAGCACATTTTTGGGTGGCTATCAATTATGGTGCATCTAtcctgaaaacaaaacaatattacacaTGAGGATtagtaatttcaataaaatcctcttatacaattaatattattggtAGGCTTATACATGAATATTGGTAGTCTGTTAACTGTTAAAACAGTTTGTGGCAATGTATTCACTTTATACCACTATCAGTTATCAACAGCCAAGcactattactatttaaagtgTGTGTGTATACACTTTGTGTAGGAGTACGTAGTGCGTACTATACTTTGCAGACCTGTAAGttgtttaaaatctaataaacagATCTTTAGTATTATTGGTTAATGAATAGAATAAAGTACTATTAAACGAGACTTGTAAGAATTAACTTATAAAAGTACTGCATGAGGTACAGAGGTGACTAGTTTATGTAAAGCAATCGTTCATAGTCTACAAACTTTTTGGCTCAATGAGAAATTTATCACGTGAATTTGGGTAGCattcaaatcaaatataagaggttattttttaaattgtaaatacaagaTCCATAAGTAAAATAGTAGCAATGATAATGGCATAAATTACATGTTGGtttatctaaactttaaaaagttaggatTGATTAtacgtattaaaaactataatcaaCTAATATCACTAACGAGATTAGATATTTGTGAAAACATGTCCACAAGTCCTTTttgtagtgtatttttatttcctgttCTGTCTACAATACACAAAAAGGTACAGGaaagaagaattttataaggataaAAGCAATATGATTAATCAATGAGTATTGAGTTCTGCCCTCAGCAGGCCACCCCCAAACAATAAACAATGCCACGCAAAAACAAGAATTGAGTGAAGACAAAATAAGTATCatctatataaaatgtaaaatactattttgttctttgaaaagaaaacaagaatcaagaatttgTACTGTCTTAAACACaaacaatataatcataaattaaaaattaaattaaataaacaaacaacattgGCCTATTAAAATACATGAACTTTGTCCTATAaacaacacatttataaaatacaacagtgcaatattatattgaaatactaatactgaaatatatattacagtggcaaaaactatataatagttattaaaaattaggCAAAAACCTAattcaaaccttaaaaatttaatgtgCTAATATCACAGGCCGAAAATTCGTCAAtagagtaaacattatttttcttcaattatcTAATACTTTTCTTAACTGTTTTAAGTGCACATCCCATGCATTCTTAggcagtttattaaataattcaatcttCATACATACTCGTTCTGTCTTTTCTAATCTTACTAATACTAAGTCTAGAAGATGGTTTTAGCTATTAAAATAATCATGGGTTTGTTTTCTTCTACGTTATTCTACGGTTATGTAAAGATCCCTTACCATCGATCAagcagctatatatatatatatatatatatatatatatacagatttagaagaatcaatattttaacatctttGAACATTGGTAAACATTACTcccttaattaattaatttacttagaCTAACCATGTAATTCTGTCACTGAACATTATACTTAAATAGGTACGGTATATACTCGTATTCGATCCACTTTTCTGCACGTCCAAGAATTATAAAGTTCCACAAGTATATATCTTAAAGGCATCGGGAAAGTAATC
This region of Homalodisca vitripennis isolate AUS2020 unplaced genomic scaffold, UT_GWSS_2.1 ScUCBcl_7911;HRSCAF=15789, whole genome shotgun sequence genomic DNA includes:
- the LOC124374324 gene encoding gastrula zinc finger protein XlCGF57.1-like, whose protein sequence is MDDNPFKCSLSSYTSVKSVQLKRHMLKTHTGEKKFNCSLCNYATIRKGNLQTHMLTHTGEKKFKCSLCNFASIRKGNLQTHMLTHTSEKQYKCALCNYASITKQQLQNHMLTHTSEKPFKCPLCMYSSITRIRLKTHMLAHTGEKPFKCSQCIFSSTTKGSLKTHMLTHKVEKPFKCSQCSYASVTKQQLQKHMFTHTEEKPFRCSLCIYSCTLKSDLKTHILNHAGEKPFKCTLCIYSYTRKEHLRRHMLTHTEEKLFKCSLCTYSCTQKEYLRRHMLTHTEEKLFKCSLCTYSCTQKEYLRKHMLTHTGEKPFKCSLCDYGSILESNIQRHMLTHTGEKPFKCSLCIYSCNQKVRLRNHILTHTGEKPYKCSLCDYGSIVKSNVQTHMLTHTGEKPFKCPLCIFSSTARAHLKKHAKSHR